In Macaca mulatta isolate MMU2019108-1 chromosome 16, T2T-MMU8v2.0, whole genome shotgun sequence, the sequence CCAACCTTCCTGGAGCTGAAATGGGAGGGAATGGCTCCAGGACAAACGTCAGAGAGGCACTGGGATACTCGTGGCCTCTCTCcatgagataaatgaaaacaccCCAGGGCGGCTGCAGAAGCAGGGTCAGGAGCTGCTGACCTGTAAGTTAGCGGTCTGAACTGTCTACGCTGGGGTCAGCACTCGAAAAACCCAGGACACCTCGTTATCAAAGTGCCCCGCTTTCCCGGGGTGGAGCTGCAACTGCACAGAAAGAAAATGGCTGAGGCTCTCTGCAAAGGTGACAGCGACAACTTAGGAAGCTCGAGCCTCCCACAAGTATTTAAAGCTGTGGCCATTCTTTGGGCACTTACCCTGTAAGAGCTTCTGGAGAAGGAAAGCAGGTGAAGACATGGGAACAAGCACAtgattaaaaggaaataaaccaTTCAAAACACTCACACCCATACTTGGCACTCAAGGGAGGGAAAGCTAAGGAGGCCTCtccattaaaacacacacacacacacacacacacacacacacacacacacacacacacacagaggttagtgtttaaaaaagaaaaaaaatgggctgggcatggtggctcacacctataatcctagccctctgggaggccgagggcggaaggatcacttgagcccaggagtgcgagaccagcctgggcaacacaggaagactccatctgcacccaaataataatttttttaaaaaaagaaaaaaaggcacacTAATGTTAATCAGTGAGCCCAACTTGGAGCTGGTTCCTTGGGAAGGGCTCACTGGGGAAGGTCACCGGCTGAGGAACCAAGTGACAGCTCCCAAGGCTTGGGGTTTCAGGGCAATCTAACTGCTCAGTTACCCACCAGCTTTATGCCGTGTCCAGCTCTCTGCAGGTTGGGACAAAGAGCTGAAGAGCACCATGACTTTGCTGCACAAGTAGCAGAAGGGAGAGGCAGACTGGCGGCCTTTCTCCAAGAAATACTGGGAGCGCCCCATCCTCTAAATGAACCCGAGACCCTCCTACCTCCTGAATGATCTGCTTCCACATCCATGGTCCATCCATCCTCAGCCCCCAAGTCTGACAACTCCCCCTTCAGCACCCCATTGCTGAAGGGCACAGTACTTTCTGGCAGTGGCGGGGTGATGGCCTTGTCCCTGGGGCTTGAGCTGGTCTCTGTGCAAGAGTCTTCAAGCCCTGAAGTGCTGAGAGAATCCGAGCAGTGTCCTGGGGAAGCCACCAAAGGGACACTTTGGCTGCTGTCTGACATGCAAGTGACACATGTGGCATCTTCCACCAGGATGCCCGCCCGGTCCGGCGACTCTTCACCAGGAGTGGTCGGTGGCAGGCAGGGGGTCAAGGAGATGTGGTGTGCAGAGATCTTTGGTTTACTGTCCTTGATGGGGCTGGACAGAGGGCTGTTCAGGCAGCTCACGTAGGTCTTTGGTGGTGCTGAGCCCTCTGCTGGTAGGCCTGGCGAGGGGAGGGCAGCATCCGACGGGGCAGCAGCTGCCTCTGCTGTGGCAGGTTCCCCAGTGTCGGAGCCCAAGACAGTTTGCTGGTGAACTGGGACAcagctctcttcctcctgcccttggagcTGACTGGCCTGATACACACAACCTGTAACCTTGCCCACCGCGGTGGCTAGCACCTGTTCGGTTGCTTCCGAGATCACTTGGGAGATTATCTGGAAGGCAGCCTGCTCAATCTCCTCATTTCTATCCAAGCCCTCCCCATTTCTATCCAAGCCCTCCTCATTTCTATCCAGACCCTCCTCATTTCTATCCAAGCTCTCCTCATTTCTATCCAAGTTCTCCTCATTTCTATCCAAGCTCTCCTCATTGCCCAGTTCTCCCTCGACATCTCTGTCCTGGGCTTTGGCATCTGTGATTGGGGGTGCTGGTGCCGCATCGTCCTTTGGCAGCTCTGTGTGAGCCGACTTGATGAACCTACTTGGCAACTTCTCTGCTACATACTCTTCCTCCTGCACCGGCCCCACCTGGGATGAGCTgctcttccccttctcttcttccccttctaaAGAGGCTAGGTTGGGGGCCTTGCTGTTCTCCAATTCCAAGACATGCTCCTGAGACAATAGATCTTCTTCAAGCACCTTTTCCCCCAACACAGCATCACCGGTCCCTTCGGCCCCACCTGTCTCTCTTGCCCTCTCCCCAGAGCCATGCTTCTCTGGGGGCGCTGCAGGGTAGCCTGGCTGGCCCCTTCCTGGCACCCTACTGAATGGGGACTCTTGCTTACACACCTCAGCTGATTTGTGGGGGAATAGTACACCCTTTGGAGATGAAAGGGGGCACTCTAGAGGAATCAATTTGGTTTCACCACCTGTCAGGGCTAGCTCCAGCTTTGCACTGTTGTCTCTGTGTGTTTCTGGTCGCAATCTCATGTCTA encodes:
- the AKAP1 gene encoding A-kinase anchor protein 1, mitochondrial isoform X2 gives rise to the protein MAIQFRSLFPLALPGMLALLGWWWFFSRKKGHVSSHDEQVEAGAVQLRADSAIKEPLPMEDVCPEVVSMPPSVTEPPEKELSTMSKLPAEPPALLRAHPPRRRSESSGSLPNTIDMRLRPETHRDNSAKLELALTGGETKLIPLECPLSSPKGVLFPHKSAEVCKQESPFSRVPGRGQPGYPAAPPEKHGSGERARETGGAEGTGDAVLGEKVLEEDLLSQEHVLELENSKAPNLASLEGEEEKGKSSSSQVGPVQEEEYVAEKLPSRFIKSAHTELPKDDAAPAPPITDAKAQDRDVEGELGNEESLDRNEENLDRNEESLDRNEEGLDRNEEGLDRNGEGLDRNEEIEQAAFQIISQVISEATEQVLATAVGKVTGCVYQASQLQGQEEESCVPVHQQTVLGSDTGEPATAEAAAAPSDAALPSPGLPAEGSAPPKTYVSCLNSPLSSPIKDSKPKISAHHISLTPCLPPTTPGEESPDRAGILVEDATCVTCMSDSSQSVPLVASPGHCSDSLSTSGLEDSCTETSSSPRDKAITPPLPESTVPFSNGVLKGELSDLGAEDGWTMDVEADHSGGSDRNSMDSVDSCCSLKKTESFQNTQAGSNPKKVDLIIWEIEVPKHLVGRLIGKQGRYVSFLKQTSGAKIYISTLPYTQSVQICHIEGSQHHVDKALNLIGKKFKELNLTNIYAPPLPSLALPSLPMTSWLMLPDGITVEVIVVNQVNAGHLFVQQHTHPTFHALRSLDQQMYLCYSQPGIPTLPTPVEITVICAAPGADGAWWRAQVVASYEETNEVEIRYVDYGGYKRVKVDVLRQIRSDFVTLPFQGAEVLLDSVMPLSDDDQFSPEADAAMSEMTGNTALLAQVTSYSPTGLPLIQLWSVVGDEMTQENGCSEIKKKLETAWKNH
- the AKAP1 gene encoding A-kinase anchor protein 1, mitochondrial isoform X1, encoding MAIQFRSLFPLALPGMLALLGWWWFFSRKKGHVSSHDEQVEAGAVQLRADSAIKEPLPMEDVCPEVVSMPPSVTEPPEKELSTMSKLPAEPPALLRAHPPRRRSESSGSLPNTIDMRLRPETHRDNSAKLELALTGGETKLIPLECPLSSPKGVLFPHKSAEVCKQESPFSRVPGRGQPGYPAAPPEKHGSGERARETGGAEGTGDAVLGEKVLEEDLLSQEHVLELENSKAPNLASLEGEEEKGKSSSSQVGPVQEEEYVAEKLPSRFIKSAHTELPKDDAAPAPPITDAKAQDRDVEGELGNEESLDRNEENLDRNEESLDRNEEGLDRNEEGLDRNGEGLDRNEEIEQAAFQIISQVISEATEQVLATAVGKVTGCVYQASQLQGQEEESCVPVHQQTVLGSDTGEPATAEAAAAPSDAALPSPGLPAEGSAPPKTYVSCLNSPLSSPIKDSKPKISAHHISLTPCLPPTTPGEESPDRAGILVEDATCVTCMSDSSQSVPLVASPGHCSDSLSTSGLEDSCTETSSSPRDKAITPPLPESTVPFSNGVLKGELSDLGAEDGWTMDVEADHSGGSDRNSMDSVDSCCSLKKTESFQNTQAGSNPKKVDLIIWEIEVPKHLVGRLIGKQGRYVSFLKQTSGAKIYISTLPYTQSVQICHIEGSQHHVDKALNLIGKKFKELNLTNIYAPPLPSLALPSLPMTSWLMLPDGITVEVIVVNQVNAGHLFVQQHTHPTFHALRSLDQQMYLCYSQPGIPTLPTPVEITVICAAPGADGAWWRAQVVASYEETNEVEIRYVDYGGYKRVKVDVLRQIRSDFVTLPFQGAEVLLDSVMPLSDDDQFSPEADAAMSEMTGNTALLAQVTSYSPTGLPLIQLWSVVGDEVVLINRSLVERGLAQWVDSYYASL
- the AKAP1 gene encoding A-kinase anchor protein 1, mitochondrial (The RefSeq protein has 1 substitution compared to this genomic sequence); the encoded protein is MAIQFRSLFPLALPGMLALLGWWWFFSRKKGHVSSHDEQVEAGAVQLRADSAIKEPLPMEDVCPEVVSMPPSVTEPPEKELSTMSKLPAEPPALLRAHPPRRRSESSGSLPNTIDMRLRPETRRDNSAKLELALTGGETKLIPLECPLSSPKGVLFPHKSAEVCKQESPFSRVPGRGQPGYPAAPPEKHGSGERARETGGAEGTGDAVLGEKVLEEDLLSQEHVLELENSKAPNLASLEGEEEKGKSSSSQVGPVQEEEYVAEKLPSRFIKSAHTELPKDDAAPAPPITDAKAQDRDVEGELGNEESLDRNEENLDRNEESLDRNEEGLDRNEEGLDRNGEGLDRNEEIEQAAFQIISQVISEATEQVLATAVGKVTGCVYQASQLQGQEEESCVPVHQQTVLGSDTGEPATAEAAAAPSDAALPSPGLPAEGSAPPKTYVSCLNSPLSSPIKDSKPKISAHHISLTPCLPPTTPGEESPDRAGILVEDATCVTCMSDSSQSVPLVASPGHCSDSLSTSGLEDSCTETSSSPRDKAITPPLPESTVPFSNGVLKGELSDLGAEDGWTMDVEADHSGGSDRNSMDSVDSCCSLKKTESFQNTQAGSNPKKVDLIIWEIEVPKHLVGRLIGKQGRYVSFLKQTSGAKIYISTLPYTQSVQICHIEGSQHHVDKALNLIGKKFKELNLTNIYAPPLPSLALPSLPMTSWLMLPDGITVEVIVVNQVNAGHLFVQQHTHPTFHALRSLDQQMYLCYSQPGIPTLPTPVEITVICAAPGADGAWWRAQVVASYEETNEVEIRYVDYGGYKRVKVDVLRQIRSDFVTLPFQGAEVLLDSVMPLSDDDQFSPEADAAMSEMTGNTALLAQVTSYSPTGLPLIQLWSVVGDEVVLINRSLVERGLAQWVDSYYASL